One Meles meles chromosome 11, mMelMel3.1 paternal haplotype, whole genome shotgun sequence DNA segment encodes these proteins:
- the FOXE1 gene encoding forkhead box protein E1 gives MTAESRPPPPQTEALAAVKEERGEAGTGVPAEAAGRGAGGRRRKRPLQRGKPPYSYIALIAMAIAHAPERRLTLGGIYKFITERFPFYRDNPKKWQNSIRHNLTLNDCFLKIPREAGRPGKGNYWALDPNAEDMFESGSFLRRRKRFKRSDLSTYPAYMHDAAAAAAAAAAAAAAAIFPGAVPAARAPYPGAVYAGYAPPSLGAPPPVYYPAASPGPCRVFGLVPERPLSPELGPAPSGPAGSCAFASAGASAASTGYQPAGCAGARPANPSAYAAAYAGPDGAYPQGAGSALFAAAGRLAGPASPSAGGSGGGVETAVDFYGRTSPGQFGALAPCYNPGGQLGGSSGGAYHARHATAYPGGVDRYVSAM, from the coding sequence ATGACGGCTGAgagccggccgccgccgccgcagacGGAGGCGCTGGCGGCCGTGAAGGAGGAGCGCGGTGAGGCTGGGACCGGGGTCCCGGCGGAGGCTGCAGGTCGCGGCGCGGGCGGGCGTCGGCGGAAGCGCCCCCTGCAGCGCGGAAAGCCGCCCTACAGCTACATCGCGCTCATTGCCATGGCCATCGCGCACGCGCCGGAGCGCCGCCTCACGCTGGGCGGCATCTACAAGTTCATCACCGAGCGTTTCCCCTTCTACCGCGACAACCCCAAAAAGTGGCAGAACAGCATCCGCCACAACCTGACGCTCAACGACTGCTTCCTCAAGATCCCGCGCGAGGCCGGCCGTCCAGGCAAGGGCAACTACTGGGCGCTCGACCCCAACGCCGAGGACATGTTCGAGAGCGGCAGCTTCCTGCGCCGCCGCAAGCGTTTCAAGCGCTCGGACCTCTCCACTTACCCAGCCTACATGCACGACGcggccgctgccgccgccgctgccgctgccgccgctgccgccgccatATTCCCGGGCGCGGTGCCCGCTGCCCGAGCGCCTTACCCGGGCGCCGTCTACGCAGGCTATGCCCCGCCGTCACTCGGCGCGCCGCCCCCAGTCTATTACCCCGCTGCGTCGCCAGGTCCGTGCCGCGTCTTCGGCCTGGTGCCCGAGCGGCCGCTCAGTCCTGAGCTGGGCCCCGCGCCGTCCGGGCCCGCGGGCTCCTGCGCCTTTGCCTCCGCCGGCGCTTCCGCCGCTTCCACGGGCTACCAGCCTGCGGGTTGCGCTGGGGCCCGACCTGCCAATCCCTCCGCCTATGCGGCCGCCTACGCGGGCCCGGATGGCGCGTACCCGCAAGGGGCAGGCAGTGCCCTTTTCGCAGCGGCTGGCCGGTTGGCTGGACCTGCCTCGCCCTCCGCGGGTGGCAGCGGTGGTGGCGTCGAAACCGCGGTGGACTTCTATGGGCGCACATCGCCCGGCCAGTTCGGAGCGCTGGCGCCCTGCTATAATCCTGGTGGGCAGCTCGGAGGGAGCAGTGGAGGCGCCTACCATGCTCGCCATGCGACTGCCTATCCCGGCGGTGTGGATCGATACGTGTCCGCCATGTGA